GGGGGTAGCAACGGAATTGAAGTCGGATTAGGAACCCGCATAAACTCGATCGATCGCATCTTTTCGCAGGGGAATTTTGAGAACACAGGGAATCGCAATGATCTCGCCATTCAGGGAGACGGATTCTTCGTTCTCGGAGACGGGCAGCGACAGTACTACGCGCGGGCGGGCAATTTCCAGATCGATGCAAACGGATCGCTCCTTGCGGCCGGTGGAAGAATGCACGTACTGGGCCGGCTTGCCGACAAGAACGGCGTCCTGATTCCGTCGTCCTCGATTGAACCGCTTAAATTGCCCTTTGGAGAGAAGGATCCTGCACGGGCGACAACTGAAATTCGTTACTTCTGCAACCTTGATGCGAATTCCTCAAAACTTCAAACATACTCCGCGTCATTTGCGTTCATTTCGGAAGGCATTCCTGCCGGACGTAACACTGAGCTGAACGATTTAGATCAGGCTACTGCTCCCATGGACGACGGCGATGTGATTCGTCTTACGGCTTCCCGCCGCGACGGTACCGAAGTGAACATCACGTTTACATACGGTGAAGGCAATGACGGCACGACTGTCGGCGATCTGCTCGACAGATTCAATTCAGTTGATGGCTTTGATTCGGAATCTCAAAGCGGGTCGAAGCTTGCCATTGACGCATCCGGCAAAATCATACTGAAAGACAATCTCGCAGGGAACAGCGACACGACGATTTCCATGTCATTTGAAGACCTTCAGGGCTCAACGGCATCGTCAATGCTCCTTCCCACTTTTGTGAACACCGAGACCGGTCTGACCGGTACGCACTCGGTGTCCATCTATGTTTACGACAGTCGCGGCGAGCGCCACAAGGTGGAGGTGAACTTCACGCAAGATACGTCGCAGCAGAACAAGTGGAACTGGCAGGCCATCGTCGACGACGGCGGCGTTGATGAGATTAACAACTTCCTGGCAGGAAACAGCGGAACCGTGAGTTTCAACAGCGACGGATCATTGCTTAGCTTTGATGGCGGCCCGCTGACGTTCACACCACCGCAGGCTCAGTCACTCGTCGTCGACCTGAACGCGGGGACAGTGGGAACATTCGACGGCATTACACAGTTCTCCGGGCCGACCACAACGATTGCTATCCATCAGGATGGTCATGCCATGGGGGTGTTGTCAGACTTCACGGTTGACAATGAAGGTAAGATTATTGGCAGTTACTCAAACGGCATTTCGAGAACACTTGGACAGATCGCGCTGGCACGATTTGCAAACCCGTCCGGTTTGACATTGTCCGGCGAGAACATATACAGTGCGACGGTGAATTCGGGTGACCCGCTGGTTGGTGTTGACAACGGAAATGTCAACCAGATCTACGCAGGTTACCTTGAACTTAGCACAGTGGACATGGCGGAGCAATTCACTGAGATGATTATCGCTCAAAGAGGATTTCAGGCTGCATCCCGAGTTATCACGGTTGCTGACCAACTCTTGAACGAAGTCACACAGCTCAAACGGTAAGCTTTAAGCCTGCGGCGCGTCCTTGAACGGGCGCGCCGCAGCGCCTGCTGCCGCAATTGTCAGTTCCCCACTCCCGCTATCATCGTCGCTTTCTCCAGCCGATCTGCAGTTCTGAAACCTAATCAGTACTTCGGCATAAGGTGAAAGATGGCAAAAGAAAAACCCGCAAAACAAGAGACGCCTGAGGCGCAGCCCGTGGTGAAGAAGAAGTCACCGCTGATGAAATACCTGATCATCGCGGGTATTCTGATTGCACAAACGGCAGCCGCTTACTTCATTCAGAAGACCCTGATTGGTTCATCAATACCAACTGATTCCGAGGCGATTGCCAATGTGGAGTCGCACGGTGAAGAAGACGCCGATAGTGAAGAGTCTTCAGATGGCCACGCAAACTCTCCCACCGGGAATACAGTAGCTCTTCTTGACGAGATCATCGTCAATCCGGCTGGAACCGGCGGCCGCAGGTTTCTTTCCACAGTTGTCGGTTTGGCCCTGAAGGATCCCAAGCAGGATGCCGAAGTTCAGGCAAACATGCCTTTGATTCGCGATGCTGCAATCACATTGCTTTCCTCAAAAACACTTGACCAGTTGGCAAGCGTCAGCTACCGGGACTCAATCAGGCAGGAACTCATGGCGACCGTTAACCACATGATAAAAGACAAGCCGGTGAAAGCGGTCGTTTTCTCAACATACGTGTTGCAATAGCCTTCTATGAGCAAAATCCTGACACAAGAAGAAATCGATTCGCTGCTGCGCAATGTTGCAGCCGCGGATATGGCCGAACAATCGGGAGTACAGGCAGAGCGCCCTGTTCACTTGTACGATTTTAAGCATCCAGACAGGATGTCTAAGGATCAGCAACGCGCACTGCGTACGATTCACGACGGTTTCGCGAGGGCGTTCGGTACCTATCTCTCCGGTACCCTTCGAACACTGGTCGACATCAATCTGCTTTCAATCGATCAAGCGGCCTATTCGGAATACATGCTTTCCCTAAGTGTGCCGTCGTGCCTGTACATTGTCTCCTCAAATCAGCTCAAAGGTTCAATAATCGTTGAGGTATCGCCCCAGTTCTCGCTTCTTGTCGTTGACAGACTTCTGGGTGGTTTGGGAACAAGGCAGGAGACGCTTCGTGAGTTGACTATCATTGAACAGACGATCCTGCGGCGTGTGGTTGAATCGGGTTTGTCTTCATTAGCCGACGCGTGGCGGACAGTGCATCCAATGTCCCTTTACGTTGAATCCTACGAGGCAAATCCACAGTTTGTACAGATTGCGCCGGCTTCGGAGTCTGCCGTGGTGATTTCGTGTGAAATCGTAATTCGCGATTTCACTTATCCGATGAACATCTGCTTTCCCTACTTTGTCCTTGAACCGCTGCTTGTAAACTTGACCACCGGTTGGGCAAACATGACGACAAAGCAAATCAGACCGGAAGAGCGCAACGAGTTAATTGAACGCATTCGTCTGAGCAAACTGCCGTTACGCGCACAACTCGGTTCGGCTACCATCAATATGCATGAATACCTGTCACTTAAAGTTGGTGATGTTCTGCTGTTGGACCAGCGTGTCGAAGACCCGGTAAAAGTCTGGGTGAACAAGAAAGTGAAGTTCTGGGCTGAACCGGGTAATTCAAAATATCAGCAAGCTATACGCATAACACGCGTCATTTCCGATCAGGAGGAAATCGTTCATGAGTGAGACTTTTCGAGTTGCCGTTACCGAAGATTCGCGAGTAAGAGCGGAACAGTCGTTCGGCCAACACTTTGCAAAGAGCCTCGGCTCGTACATAGAGCGACAGATTGAAGTGGAAATCGACGGCCCCTACGCTTTTGACTTCAAGGAAGTTAAGGCTCTACTTCCCGGAGAAGTCGTCGCTTGCACGGTGCACACCGTAGACATGTCCATCGGGAAGACGCATTTCCTCTTGTCCAAGGAACACACAGCTGTAATCGCCGACCTATTGAATATGGGTGACGGCACCGCGCTGTTCGCAGCTGAAGAGCATCTTGAAACAATTCGCGATCTCTTCAAAGAGTCTATTTCCGCGTACTTCGCAGACATTGCAAAGAGCGGTGGTCCTCACCACCTTGCGGAGGAGGCCCGCTCTGTGGTCATGGACATTTCTCCTTCTGATTTTGTCGGGTCCTGGACTGTCAGTCTCATCCGAATCGGTCCAGATCCCGAGCTCTCAATCGTCAAGATTACCAGCAACGAGCTCATTGACACGCTCTTTCCCCCGAAGACCGCACCCAAGAAGAGCGGTACGAACGGGACAATGATGGACGTACTGGACCCGTCTCTTCGAAAGGAGATGAGTCTTGTCATGGACATCGAATTGCCCATCGCGATCGAGCTCGGTCGGACAAACATGCTGATTCGAGACATTGTGAAGCTGTCTCCCGGATCAGTGGTAGAACTTGATAAGTTGTCCGGTGAACCTGTTGACCTCTATGTGAACAACAAGAGATTTGCCCGTGGTGAAGTCGTCGTAATTGAGGAAAACTTCGCAGTTCGCATCACTGAATTGATCAATCCCGAAGAGAGATTGGCAAGCAGCAAGAACTGACATGGGCGTTGATGTTTTCAAGACCTTTGTGGCACTTGCATTTGTTCTGGGCCTTATCTTTGTCATAGCTTGGGCATATCGCAAGTACTTGCCGACCGGAGCGCCAGCGGGCAAAGACACTACCGGTTGGCGAATTCTCGGGTCAAGAATGCTCGGGCCGGGGCGGCAACTTATGGTTTTGGAGATCGGGAAGAAGCTCCTGATAGTTGGATTGTCAAAAGAGCAAATCTCGCCGCTAATGGAGGTTGAGAATGATGAGGACATTAAACTGATCAGCGATGCACTCTCCAACAAACAGTCCGTCTCGTTCGCTGAAATCCTGAAACGAGCGAAAACATGAGGAGATTGCTTTTTTTAGCAGCGCTTCTCGTTTCGACGACTCTGTTTGCGCAAGCACTCCCGACGATCTCACTGCAAGTAGACAGCAGCCCGGATCCAGCAAAGACTGTCACCACTTTGCAGATAGTAGGATTGATGACGATGCTGGCACTGGCTCCGGCGCTGGTGCTGATGATGACAAGCTTCACCAGGATCATCATCGTGTTCCACTTTCTCCGGCAAGCGATGGGCGCGGCACAAGTTCCGCCTCCTCAGCTAATGGTCGGACTTGCGCTGATACTATCCTTCTATATCATGTCACCGGCTATAAATGAAGCTAACACGAATGCGCTCCAACCTTATCTTCGTGGCGAGATCGAACAGAAAGCGGCGTGGGAGCAGGCGGCCAAACCGTTCAAGCAATTCATGCTGAAGCAGGTTCGGGAAAAGGACTTGGCGCTATTTGCCGACATGGCCAGCAACACCGCACCGGCAAATGTTGATGAGATTGGTATGTCGGTATTGCTGCCCGCTTATGCAATCAGCGAAATGAGAATTGCGTTTCAAATCGGCTTCGTCATTTATCTGCCTTTCCTAATTATTGACATGGTGGTATCGTCAGTATTGCTCGCGATGGGAATGATGATGCTTCCGCCGGTTACCGTTTCCTTACCATTCAAAATTTTGCTTTTTGTCATGGTTGACGGATGGTATTTACTCGTTCAGTCCCTGGTAAACAGCTTTCACTAACACCTAACATGACACAAGAACTCGCAGCATACTTGACCAGTCAGGCTCTCACAACAGCGCTAATTGTCAGTGCACCAATGCTCTTGGCGGGCATGATTGTGGGTATTGCCGTTTCGATCTTTCAAGCTGTCACGCAAATCAACGAAATGACGCTTGCTTTTGTTCCAAAGATAGTTGTAACGGCTTTTGCGCTTCTAGTGTTCATGCAATGGATGGCCGCAAAGCTTGTTGATTTCATGCAGTACATTTTTGCACTTATTCCAAACATCGCCAAATGAAATCGCGCGAGGAGATTGCCGCGGTCCTGCGCGGAATCAAGAATTTGCCGACACTTCCAGACGTTGCAACGAAAGTAATTGAGCTGTCTGAAGATCCGGAAGTTTCGCCGAAGATGATTGCTGAAGCAGTAGAGCGCGATCCCGCAATCGCGACTCGCTTGTTAAAGCTTGTTAATTCTCCATACTTCGGCATTCGTGGTACGGTGACAAGCATTAATCAGGCTCTGGTGTTCCTGGGAGTTTCGAACTTGCGAAACCTTGTGCTGTCAACCAGTGTAATGGATCTCTTCTCGCAGGAAGGAGAGGTTGGGTCATATGATCGAAAAGGTCTTTGGCTGCATTCCATGGCAACGGCCGTAGCAGCGCGTGAATTGTCGAAGAGACTTAGAGTCGTTGACCCGGAGGTCGCTTTTACGGCAGGCTTGATTCATGATGTAGGAAAAGTCGTTCTGGACAAGTATTTCCCTGACGATTTCAAGCGAGTTGTGGAGCTTATGGACGCACACGGCTCCGTAATGCTCGATGCTGAGGCAGCGGTGTTTGGACTTACTCATGCCGATGTCGGGCTTCACCTTGTGCATGGCTGGAACCTGCCTGAAATCCTGCGGGACGCAGTCGGCTGTCACCATGCGCCAAGATCCGCACGGAACAATCCGCAAATAGCGGCACTCGTTGGGTACGCTGATAGAGTCGCACGTGAGCTGCGGTTGGGGAATGGGGGCGGCGAAATGCCGGAGTTGGACAGCCAATTCAATTCCGTGCTTCCACTGCAAGAGAATGAACTCGAGCGCTTCTGTGAGGAAACCGCAGAGTATTTCGAAGAACAGGTAGCAGCTCTGGCGAGCTGACACGTGAATGGTCCTGCCATTCCAGATTTCATCGGTTGAGCACTTCGCTCTGGTATTCATTCGCGTGTCCGCGGCTCTGGCTGTGCTGCCAGTTTTCCGGCACCGCGCGGTACCGGCATCGTGGAAAGCTGCTTTAGCCATTGCGATTTCGCTCCTTATAGCCCCAACAATTGTACCGGCACAATTGCCCGGTACAGGTACAATTGCCGACTATCTTATTGTCGGGCTGAGTGAAACTGTGTGCGGCCTGTTGATGGGTTTCGCAGGGCAGTTTGTCTTTTTTGCGATAGACATTTGCGGACGAATTCTCGGACTCCAGTCCGGACTTTCGATCGTTGCCACAATTGATCCCAACAGCGATACTCAGAGTGACGTGCTTACTCAAGTGTACGAGTTACTGGCAATTCTTGTCTTCCTATCCCTTGATGGCCATTTGATGATGCTACAGGCGGTGCGCTCCAGCTTTGATGCTGTCGCAATAGGGTCGCTGTCGATGGACGGAAAGCTAGCCGACTGGTCGGTATCACAGGCAGGTCTTGTTTTGGCGCGTGGAGTTCAGCTTGCGGCACCAATGATGGTCACATTGCTGTTAACGGATGTGGCACTGGGAATCCTAACTCGTGTTGCACCAACCATGAACGTCTTTGTACTTGGTTTTCCGCTTAAGATTGGCATTACGTTGCTGTTTGCTTCATTGACAGCCAGTATGATAGCGGGGATATTTGCCTCACAATATGCCAGTTTCATGAAAGGCTTCCCGGAATTCTTGAGATTGCTGGGAGGGAATTGATTCGTGTTCGATCGCGACGCAAGAACAGAGCAACCAACACCGCGAAGGCGGGAACAAGCGCGTGAAAAGGGCTCGGTTGCTCGTTCTCAGGACTTGAACTCAGCTGTACTCCTGTTCGGTTCGGCAATTGTCTTTTCTGTATTCGGTGCCGGGATGGTTTCCGGACTCGGTGACATTCTCAAGAAGCTGTTGGTGTACTCCGGAAACACGAACCTGAGGAATGAGAGTATTGCTTCTCTTATTGAGGAGCAGCTCTATGCTACTGGTGCTGTGGTTATGCCGTTCCTGGTGTCCATTCTGGTTGTCGGACTTTTGGTGAATATCAGCCAGGTTGGATTCAAGGTAACTTGGAAGGCCGCAGCGCCGAAGTGGGAAAGGTTGAACCCGATTTCCGGATTTCAACGTTTCTTTTCAGTTAGGGCATTAGTAGAGCTCGGCAAGAGTATTTTGAAATTGCTGTTCGTCGGATTAGCTCTTTATTTCACGCTCCGCAGCACGTCGCTTGAGACAAGCTGGCTGTTTTACATGGATACAAGTCAGATAGTCGGTGAGATTGGTCGAATGCTGAACGATCTTTTCTTCGCTGCAGCTCTCGCGCTGCTTGCAATTGGATTAGCAGATTTCGCATATCAACGATGGGACCACGAACAGTCGCTGAAAATGACCAAGGAGGAGGTCAAGGAGGAGGCAAAGCAGCAGGAAGGTGATCCCAAAGTCAAGAGCAAGATCCGCGAAATCATGATTCGGTCATCGTTAAAGAGGATGATGAAGAGTGTACCGGAAGCTGACGTTGTCATCACGAATCCTGTCCACCTTGCAGTAGCCATTAAATACGACCGCGCAAAAAACTTGGCGCCAATCGTTGTGGCAAAAGGTGCAAGAAAGGTCGCTGAACGAATTAAGGAAATTGCCGCGGAGAATGGTGTTCCGATTATTGAGAACAAACCACTTGCGCGGGCGCTGTTCAAGTCAGTCGATATCGGCCTCGAAATTCCCGTCGAGCTCTACAAGGCAGTAGCCGAAGTTCTGGCATATGTTTACAGAATTAAGAACAAGTACTTTGGAGTCGCGTAAACGTAAATGAGCACATCAGTCGCACAAAAGTCCGGTGGCAGCAATGCCGCGAGCGAGAAGCGCGGTGGTTTGAGCACGCTGCTAAAGCAAAGCGATGTCGTAATGGCACTTGCGCTGGTGGCCGTTGTCGTTGTCATGATTGTTCCGATTCCGACGTTTCTGTTAGATATCGCACTCGCGTGTTCGATAACAATATCGTTGGCGATTCTATTGACGGCGCTTTATGTCGAAGAACCCTTGAAGTTCTCCGTCTTTCCGGGACTGCTGCTTGTTGTAACACTTTTCCGTCTGTCTCTTAACGTTGCGAGTACCAGGCTTATCCTTGGTGAAGGCGACGCCGGGACCATAATCCACGCGTTCGGGAACTTTGTTGTTGGCGGCAATTACTTTGTTGGTCTTGTGATCTTCGTAGTTCTTGTTATCATTAATCTGATAGTTATCACGAAGGGCTCCGGGCGTATCGCAGAAGTTGCGGCAAGATTCACATTAGATGCAATGCCGGGCAAACAAATGGCCATCGATGCGGATCTGAATCAAGGGATGATTGACGAGGCTGAGGCTCGAAAGCGCCGCGAAAAAATTGCCCGCGAAGCTGATTTCTATGGTGCAATGGATGGTGCCTCAAAATTCGTGCGGGGAGATGCCGTTGCAGGTTTGCTGATTACAGGCATAAATATAATCGGCGGGTTCGCGATCGGCATGGTACAAATGGGACTGGACTGGCGAGAGTCAGCTGCTACGTTTACTATTTTGACGGTCGGCGATGGTCTTGTTGCCCAGGTTCCGGCGTTGCTGATTTCAGTGGCAAGCGGTATCATAGTCACCCGCGCGGCGACAGAGGGCAACTTGGGTTCTGATATCGTTGGCCAGTTACTTGGTTATCCCCGTGCGTTGTTCATTTCTTCCGGAGTCCTGGCTCTTTTCGCTTTTACACCAGGGTTGCCTACACTCCCGTTCCTTGTTCTTGCAGCGGCGACATACGCTTTGGCAAGAGTCAGCAACAGCAGGCAACTACAAGTTGAGAAGTCACTGGATACCCATAAACCTACTCAACAGAAGCCGCAAGACAGGCTTGAAGATTATGTCCTGGTTGATCCTCTTGAAATACAGATTGGATACGGACTTATCTCGCTCGTTGAAGGCGGACCGGGAGGTGACTTACTTGACAGAATCACGGTTTTGCGAAAGCAGATGGCCGCGGACACAGGTTTTGTCATTCCGCCTGTCAGAATTCGAGACAACACGCAACTTGCGCCGAATGTTTATGTGATCAGGATACGAGGAAACGAAGCTGCCCGGGGTGAAGTCCGTCCGGGGATGTTGATGGCGCTCTCAAATGGCGAAGGCGGATTAAAACTTGAAGGGATACCGACCAAAGATCCGAGTTTTGGCTTGCCGGCAATTTGGATTGCTCGCGAACAGAAAGAGCTTGCACAGTCAAGAGGCTATACGGTGGTCGAGCCTGCAGCAGTGGTTTCAACTCACTTGTCCGAACTCTTGAAAGCTGAGGGCTATCGCTTGATGTCACGAGAGTTGGTTCAGGAGCTCTTGGATGCCGTTAAACGCACCCATAAGGCTGTCATTGAAGAGCTAATTCCCGGTCAACTTGGCATCGGTCAGGTCCAAAAGGTGCTCCAAAACTTGCTTCGGGAAGGGCTGCCAATCAGAGACATGGCGACGATACTTGAAACGCTGGCCGACTTCGCGCCCATGACGAAGGATCCGGAGTATCTTACTGAAGCGGTCCGGTCTGCTTTAGCGAAGGCAATTGCCGAGAAATATGAGGACGAACCAGGAAGTCTAAGTGCTCTCACAGTTGAGCCAAAGCTGGAGCAGATGATTTCGGACGGCCTCAGGACTGCAGCCAAAGAGGGATCCGAGTTTGCATTGCCAACCGCCGTAACCCATAAACTGCTTGGCGGGTTGAAGCAAATGGCGCAAGGAATGCTGAATCGAGGATACCAACCGATCGTTATTACTGCACCGGGAACCAGGTCTTTCTTGAAGAAACTTCTGGAAGTTGATCTTCCCAACATGATAGTCCTTTCGACGGCGGAGCTGCCGCCTTCCACACGAATTCAGCCCATGGGCACAGTCAGGATTGAAGGATAAATCATATGGCGACACGCACTTTTACAGGCCGGACTTTCGCGGAAGCTTTGAGCAAAGTCAAACGCGAACTTGGCGAAGACGCTGTGATACTGAAGTCTGAAAGACGATCGAGCTCGGGTTCCTTTGGCATAGGAGCAAAGGATATCTATGAAGTGATTGCGGCCAGCTCGGACGAACTTAAAGCAGACCTTGAAAGTGGCACCGAATTTGCCCATGAACTCGATGTGCAATTGAAAGACGAAAAACCTGCGCGGGCTCCAGCTAGCCAAAACTATGAGATTGCCTTGTTACGGACGGAAGTCGCCGCTCTGCGCGACCAGCTTGGCGAGCTCATGAAGTACTTCAGATACAATAACTTACCGGCTATGCCTGAGGCGCTTTCCATTTCCTTTGAGCGAATGACAGAGGCCGGTCTGGGCAGGGAACTCGCAGCGGACTTGTCGAACGAGGCGCTTGTTAGTCTTGGTCCGGATTCACTCCAATCTGTGGAAGAGATTACCTCATTTGTTATATCAAAAGTTAGCCAGATTGCTCCGCCAGCCACGAATCGGATTGTTGCCCGGTCAAATCGACCTTACAAGATCGCATTGGTGGGTGCACCTGGAGCGGGCAAGACGTCGACTCTTCAGAAACTCGCGACTGACCCGCTCGGCTATGGAAAGCACAAAATCGGACTGCTTACTCTGGATACGCATCGCATGGCGGCTGTCGAGCAACTTAAGACTTTTGCACGGGTATCAGGCTTGGCTCTGGAAGTTGCCTATCAACCCAAGGATGTTCCAACTGCCTTGACCAAACTGCAAGGTGCACAAGTCATCCTTGTTGATTCGGCGGGCTGCGCCCCAGGCGAGGAGCAACGCATGAATGAACTTGTTGAATTACTCGGATCCGTTTCACCGGATGAGACGCATCTGGTTTTGAATTCAACCATGCGACTCCAGGAACAAATTGCGATCACAAAGCGGTTCCAGCAAGTTGGCGTCACTCATCTTACTATGACCAGGCTCGACGAAAGCACACAGCCCGGTATGCTTGTTAACATCTCGCAATCCGCCAGAAAACCGATTGCGTGGTTGACCAGCGGCCAAAAATTCATTGGACAAATTGAGCGATATCATCCGGAGTGGCTCCGAGCAAAAGTGTTCAACGCTGGATTCGCTGCGCGTGAATTTGAAACGCTGTCACGAAACAATGCAACCGCTTAATCCATACGTATGAAACGCAAGAAATCGAATTCTGCATTGCATGATCTATTCGTTGCCGTTCGGAGAGTTATTCTGCTGACGGTATCTGCATTCGCACTTGCGATGAATTGGCCGCTTGACGTGATTGGAATTCGTATTCTGATTTTATGGGCAATTCTCGCCATTCTCACCCACGCAGGTGAGGTCTTGTTCCAGTACTTGAGTCATCGTGCGATTCTCCAGCAGGGAGTACAGAGCAGCACCGACACAAGCGGGGGAGCGCTGAGCTCCTGATAATCCATGAAAGCCATTAACGCGGCAACAAAGAGTTGGGAAGCATATGTTCGTACGCAGAGCCCGGAGTTGCGTGAACAATTGCTTATGGAATATCTTCCCATGGTGCGGCGAATGGCAACCCGATTCCTCGGCACCTTGCCGAGAAGCGTCAGACTCGATGATCTGGTATCGGCAGGCGTTATGGGACTACTCGCCTCAATCGACAACTTCGATCCGACACTAGGCATTAAGTTCGAGACCTATGCGATGACCCGCATCAAAGGTGCCATGGTTGACAGCCTGCGGGAACTCGATTGGGTGCCTCGATCAATTCGACAAAAAGCTCGTAAGCTTGAACATGCCGTAGATCACATTACTCGCCGTACTGGACGCTCGCCGGAGGACGCAGAACTAGCTGAACACCTCGGCCTGAATATCGAACAGTATCGGGAGTTACTGGATGAAGTCAATGTGGCGGTTCTGTTGTCACTAGATGACACTTTGAAAGGTCAGGATGGCAGCGAGTCGTACCTTGCAGACTCAACGGCAGACACCAGCACTAATGGATATGATGAGCAAGTAGAGGAGCAGGAGACTCGTGACCTGTTGGTCGATGGCCTACGCGATTTGCCTGAACAAGAACGATTGGTCGTCGCACTCTATTACTACGAAGAACTTACACTGAAAGAAATTGGCGAGATACTTGGGTTGACCGAGTCACGCGTCTCACAAATACACTCTAAAGCTCTGCTTGTTTTGCGCGCTCGGGTTCGCGCGCGCCTGGCCAAATAGCACAATCGCTGACCGACGGAGGAAACATGTTCCGACCGATAAACAGTGATGATCACACCAGGTTCAGACCTCCGGCCGAAGGAGTGAAGCAAACCGAGGCTACTTATCAAGGGCAAAAGCGTGATTTTTCTTACGAGATTGAACAGGTCAAGGACGATCAGAAAAACCGCCAGGACAAGAACCAATCGTCGTTCGGACAAGACTCATTTGAACCCTCCGCCGATGAGAGTAACGAATCACCGGAAAAGCCTGAACAAGGTCTGACACAAGATCGAAAGAACAAACCTCCCGGCCATGTGGACCTGCAAGTATAACAGAATTACGCTGGCACTTTCGTTGCTGACGGCAAGTACGCTTGCCCACTCTGCGCAGTTAACTGCTGTGCGATTCGGCTCCCACCAGGGATTTGACCGTGTGGTGTGCGAAATTACCGAACCTGTGGCCTACAAAGTTGTGCCGGCACAGAACGGCGCCGTCGAATTGCACCTCCGAAACGTAAAAGTCGGCGAAA
This region of bacterium genomic DNA includes:
- the fliR gene encoding flagellar biosynthetic protein FliR, which produces MVLPFQISSVEHFALVFIRVSAALAVLPVFRHRAVPASWKAALAIAISLLIAPTIVPAQLPGTGTIADYLIVGLSETVCGLLMGFAGQFVFFAIDICGRILGLQSGLSIVATIDPNSDTQSDVLTQVYELLAILVFLSLDGHLMMLQAVRSSFDAVAIGSLSMDGKLADWSVSQAGLVLARGVQLAAPMMVTLLLTDVALGILTRVAPTMNVFVLGFPLKIGITLLFASLTASMIAGIFASQYASFMKGFPEFLRLLGGN
- the fliN gene encoding flagellar motor switch protein FliN, giving the protein MSETFRVAVTEDSRVRAEQSFGQHFAKSLGSYIERQIEVEIDGPYAFDFKEVKALLPGEVVACTVHTVDMSIGKTHFLLSKEHTAVIADLLNMGDGTALFAAEEHLETIRDLFKESISAYFADIAKSGGPHHLAEEARSVVMDISPSDFVGSWTVSLIRIGPDPELSIVKITSNELIDTLFPPKTAPKKSGTNGTMMDVLDPSLRKEMSLVMDIELPIAIELGRTNMLIRDIVKLSPGSVVELDKLSGEPVDLYVNNKRFARGEVVVIEENFAVRITELINPEERLASSKN
- the fliM gene encoding flagellar motor switch protein FliM yields the protein MSKILTQEEIDSLLRNVAAADMAEQSGVQAERPVHLYDFKHPDRMSKDQQRALRTIHDGFARAFGTYLSGTLRTLVDINLLSIDQAAYSEYMLSLSVPSCLYIVSSNQLKGSIIVEVSPQFSLLVVDRLLGGLGTRQETLRELTIIEQTILRRVVESGLSSLADAWRTVHPMSLYVESYEANPQFVQIAPASESAVVISCEIVIRDFTYPMNICFPYFVLEPLLVNLTTGWANMTTKQIRPEERNELIERIRLSKLPLRAQLGSATINMHEYLSLKVGDVLLLDQRVEDPVKVWVNKKVKFWAEPGNSKYQQAIRITRVISDQEEIVHE
- a CDS encoding flagellar hook protein FlgE, with amino-acid sequence MMTSLFSAVAGLSTHQTKMDVIGDNLANVNTIGFKSSRVSFATGFSQLLQPAEGPIDQRGGSNGIEVGLGTRINSIDRIFSQGNFENTGNRNDLAIQGDGFFVLGDGQRQYYARAGNFQIDANGSLLAAGGRMHVLGRLADKNGVLIPSSSIEPLKLPFGEKDPARATTEIRYFCNLDANSSKLQTYSASFAFISEGIPAGRNTELNDLDQATAPMDDGDVIRLTASRRDGTEVNITFTYGEGNDGTTVGDLLDRFNSVDGFDSESQSGSKLAIDASGKIILKDNLAGNSDTTISMSFEDLQGSTASSMLLPTFVNTETGLTGTHSVSIYVYDSRGERHKVEVNFTQDTSQQNKWNWQAIVDDGGVDEINNFLAGNSGTVSFNSDGSLLSFDGGPLTFTPPQAQSLVVDLNAGTVGTFDGITQFSGPTTTIAIHQDGHAMGVLSDFTVDNEGKIIGSYSNGISRTLGQIALARFANPSGLTLSGENIYSATVNSGDPLVGVDNGNVNQIYAGYLELSTVDMAEQFTEMIIAQRGFQAASRVITVADQLLNEVTQLKR
- a CDS encoding flagellar basal body-associated FliL family protein → MAKEKPAKQETPEAQPVVKKKSPLMKYLIIAGILIAQTAAAYFIQKTLIGSSIPTDSEAIANVESHGEEDADSEESSDGHANSPTGNTVALLDEIIVNPAGTGGRRFLSTVVGLALKDPKQDAEVQANMPLIRDAAITLLSSKTLDQLASVSYRDSIRQELMATVNHMIKDKPVKAVVFSTYVLQ
- the fliQ gene encoding flagellar biosynthesis protein FliQ, which produces MTQELAAYLTSQALTTALIVSAPMLLAGMIVGIAVSIFQAVTQINEMTLAFVPKIVVTAFALLVFMQWMAAKLVDFMQYIFALIPNIAK
- the fliO gene encoding flagellar biosynthetic protein FliO; this encodes MGVDVFKTFVALAFVLGLIFVIAWAYRKYLPTGAPAGKDTTGWRILGSRMLGPGRQLMVLEIGKKLLIVGLSKEQISPLMEVENDEDIKLISDALSNKQSVSFAEILKRAKT
- the fliP gene encoding flagellar type III secretion system pore protein FliP (The bacterial flagellar biogenesis protein FliP forms a type III secretion system (T3SS)-type pore required for flagellar assembly.), whose amino-acid sequence is MRRLLFLAALLVSTTLFAQALPTISLQVDSSPDPAKTVTTLQIVGLMTMLALAPALVLMMTSFTRIIIVFHFLRQAMGAAQVPPPQLMVGLALILSFYIMSPAINEANTNALQPYLRGEIEQKAAWEQAAKPFKQFMLKQVREKDLALFADMASNTAPANVDEIGMSVLLPAYAISEMRIAFQIGFVIYLPFLIIDMVVSSVLLAMGMMMLPPVTVSLPFKILLFVMVDGWYLLVQSLVNSFH
- a CDS encoding HDOD domain-containing protein; translation: MKSREEIAAVLRGIKNLPTLPDVATKVIELSEDPEVSPKMIAEAVERDPAIATRLLKLVNSPYFGIRGTVTSINQALVFLGVSNLRNLVLSTSVMDLFSQEGEVGSYDRKGLWLHSMATAVAARELSKRLRVVDPEVAFTAGLIHDVGKVVLDKYFPDDFKRVVELMDAHGSVMLDAEAAVFGLTHADVGLHLVHGWNLPEILRDAVGCHHAPRSARNNPQIAALVGYADRVARELRLGNGGGEMPELDSQFNSVLPLQENELERFCEETAEYFEEQVAALAS